From Arachis stenosperma cultivar V10309 chromosome 2, arast.V10309.gnm1.PFL2, whole genome shotgun sequence, one genomic window encodes:
- the LOC130962011 gene encoding ferritin-2, chloroplastic-like yields the protein MALSCSKVSSFSLSPVSSGCDVSANRKIAALSFCSSSKSRSFKVVAAGGGVDVPSKPLTGVIFEPFQEVKRDAFAVPVTPNVSLARQNYADESESAINEQINVEYNASYVYHSLFAYFDRDDIALKGFAKFFKESSEEEREHAEKLIKYQNIRGGRVTLHPITGPPSEFAHAEKGDALYAMELALSLEKLVNEKLLSLHSVADRNNDPQLADYIESEFLYEQVKSIKRIAEYVTQLRMVGKGHGVWHFDQVLLHEEAHV from the exons ATGGCCCTCTCTTGCTCCAAAGTCTCTAGCTTTTCTCTTTCACCTGTTTCTAGTGGTTGCGATGTTTCTGCGAACAGAAAGATCGCAGCTTTGAGCTTCTGTTCTTCTTCTAAGAGTAGGAGCTTCAAGGTTGTTGCAGCCGGTGGCGGTGTTGATGTTCCTTCTAAGCCACTCACTGGTGTGATTTTTGAACCTTTTCAAGAGGTTAAGAGGGATGCTTTTGCTGTTCCTGTAACACCAAATGTTTCGTTGGCTCGTCAGAACTACGCTGATGAATCTGAATCCGCTATTAACGAGCAGATTAA TGTGGAGTACAACGCTTCCTATGTGTACCACTCGTTGTTTGCATACTTTGACAGAGATGACATTGCTCTCAAGGGATTTGCAAA GTTCTTTAAGGAATcaagtgaagaagaaagagagcaTGCTGAGAAGCTTATCAAGTATCAG AATATTCGCGGCGGTCGGGTGACACTGCATCCCATCACCGGTCCTCCCTCTGAATTTGCACATGCTGAAAAGGGTGATGCACTCTATG CCATGGAATTAGCTTTGTCTTTGGAGAAATTGGTGAATGAAAAGCTTCTTTCTCTTCACAGT GTTGCAGACCGGAACAATGATCCACAACTCGCCGACTACATCGAAAGCGAGTTTTTGTATGAGCAG GTTAAATCAATCAAGAGGATTGCAGAGTATGTTACTCAATTGAGAATGGTTGGAAAGGGTCATG GTGTGTGGCACTTTGATCAAGTTCTTCTCCATGAGGAAGCTCATGTATAA
- the LOC130960743 gene encoding uncharacterized protein At5g01610, which produces MDAIAGKVGSYWFNQKAKGELSSVGNDINSLQSSIEGGAKWLVNKVKGSVQKPLPELLKEYDLPSGLFPKDATNYEFNPETGKLVVNIPQVCEVGYRDQTVVRFSTTVTGQLGKGKLAEIEGMKTKVIIWVKLTMVWTDESKLYVSAGIKRTRSREAYEVVRNGICVDRF; this is translated from the exons atggatgCGATAGCAGGCAAAGTTGGATCCTATTGGTTCAATCAAAAGGCCAAGGGGGAACTTAGTTCCGTTGGTAATGACATCAAC TCACTGCAAAGCAGTATTGAAGGAGGAGCAAAATGGTTGGTTAACAAAGTAAAAG GATCGGTTCAAAAGCCATTGCCGGAATTGCTAAAGGAGTATGATCTACCAAGTGGACTCTTCCCTAAAGATGCAACAAACTATGAGTTCAATCCAGAGACAGGAAAACTAGTTGTTAACATTCCTCAAGTATGTGAGGTCGGTTACAGGGATCAAACAGTGGTGCGATTCTCCACCACGGTGACTGGTCAACTTGGAAAAGGAAAACTAGCCGAGATAGAGGGAATGAAGACAAAAGTAATTATCTGGGTTAAGCTTACCATGGTTTGGACCGACGAATCGAAACTCTACGTGAGTGCTGGCATAAAGAGAACAAGGAGTAGAGAGGCATATGAGGTTGTAAGAAATGGTATTTGTGTAGATAGGTTCTGA